Proteins encoded together in one Streptomyces sp. NA04227 window:
- the ribD gene encoding bifunctional diaminohydroxyphosphoribosylaminopyrimidine deaminase/5-amino-6-(5-phosphoribosylamino)uracil reductase RibD → MRRAVELAARGLGSTSPNPVVGCVVLDAHGDVAGEGFHQRAGGPHAEVHALRAAGERARGGTALVTLEPCAHTGRTGPCSQALIDAGISRVVYAVADPTPGARGGATRLTRAGVHVEQGLLAAEAEAVNTAWLTAVRLGRPHVTWKYAATLDGRIAAADGTSRWITSAEARADVHRLRAECDAVVVGSGTARADDPHLAVRGVDGAIQPLRVVIDTEARAVRPGSRVLDEAAPTLIAVAEDADADHLPEVLRLPRATAGGLDVDALLEALYARDVRAVLLEGGPTLAAAFLAAGAVDRVVGYLAPVLLGAGPAALADAGITTLTEALRLRTTEAVRIGEDLRITATLCPKER, encoded by the coding sequence ATGCGGCGTGCCGTGGAGCTCGCCGCGCGCGGACTCGGCTCCACCAGCCCCAACCCCGTCGTCGGCTGTGTCGTGCTCGACGCCCACGGGGACGTGGCCGGTGAGGGCTTCCACCAGCGCGCGGGCGGCCCGCACGCCGAAGTGCACGCCCTGCGTGCGGCGGGTGAACGGGCGCGCGGCGGAACGGCGTTGGTCACCCTCGAACCCTGCGCCCACACCGGCCGCACCGGCCCCTGCTCCCAGGCACTGATCGACGCGGGCATCTCCCGCGTCGTGTACGCCGTCGCCGACCCCACCCCGGGCGCGCGCGGCGGGGCCACGCGCCTGACCCGCGCCGGGGTCCACGTCGAGCAGGGCCTGCTGGCCGCCGAGGCCGAAGCGGTCAACACCGCCTGGCTCACCGCCGTACGCCTCGGCCGCCCCCATGTCACCTGGAAGTACGCGGCCACCCTCGACGGCCGGATCGCCGCCGCCGACGGGACCAGCCGCTGGATCACCTCCGCCGAGGCCCGCGCCGACGTCCACCGGCTGCGGGCCGAGTGCGACGCCGTCGTGGTGGGTTCGGGAACGGCCCGTGCCGACGACCCGCACCTGGCCGTCCGCGGCGTCGACGGCGCGATCCAGCCGCTGCGCGTCGTGATCGACACCGAGGCCCGCGCGGTACGCCCGGGCTCCCGGGTCCTGGACGAGGCCGCGCCCACCCTGATCGCCGTGGCCGAGGACGCCGACGCCGACCACCTGCCCGAAGTGCTGCGGCTGCCGCGTGCCACCGCGGGCGGCCTCGACGTCGACGCGCTCTTGGAGGCCCTGTACGCGCGCGACGTACGCGCCGTACTCCTCGAAGGCGGGCCCACCCTGGCCGCCGCCTTCCTCGCGGCCGGTGCCGTCGACCGGGTCGTCGGCTACCTGGCCCCCGTACTCCTCGGCGCGGGCCCCGCGGCCCTCGCCGACGCCGGAATCACCACCCTCACCGAGGCGTTGCGGCTGCGTACCACCGAGGCCGTACGGATCGGTGAGGACCTGCGCATCACCGCGACCCTCTGCCCGAAGGAGCGTTAA
- a CDS encoding SDR family oxidoreductase: MSTILVTGGTGTLGSKVAAKLAQQGHDVRVLSRHSEPYAVDLREGTGLDRAVDGCEAIVHCASTPRGGDEEAAGNLVETAQRYRVPHLVYISIVGIDRVPMGYYRSKLAAEKRIENSELDWTILRATQFHELALMVLEGLARLPVMLLPKGVHDQPVEVTEVADRLAELATGAPAGRVPELGGPEILSFEEMATAYLRASGRRRRTVSVPLAGRTYAAVRAGGLLTPERAVGKGTFEEFLARRFPA; this comes from the coding sequence ATGAGCACGATTCTGGTGACGGGCGGTACCGGAACGCTCGGCAGCAAGGTGGCCGCAAAGCTGGCCCAACAGGGTCACGACGTACGGGTGTTGAGCCGTCACAGCGAGCCGTACGCAGTCGACCTGCGCGAGGGCACGGGCCTGGACCGCGCGGTGGACGGCTGCGAGGCGATCGTGCACTGTGCGAGCACCCCGCGCGGCGGCGACGAGGAGGCGGCAGGCAATCTCGTCGAGACCGCGCAGCGCTACCGCGTCCCTCATCTGGTCTACATCTCCATCGTCGGGATCGACCGGGTGCCGATGGGCTACTACCGCTCCAAACTCGCCGCCGAGAAGCGGATCGAGAACTCGGAGCTGGACTGGACGATCCTGCGCGCCACGCAGTTCCACGAGCTCGCCCTGATGGTCCTGGAGGGTCTCGCCCGGCTGCCGGTCATGCTGCTGCCCAAGGGTGTCCACGACCAGCCGGTCGAGGTCACCGAGGTCGCCGACCGGCTCGCCGAACTCGCGACGGGCGCTCCGGCGGGCCGGGTGCCGGAGCTGGGCGGCCCCGAGATCCTGAGCTTCGAGGAGATGGCCACGGCGTATCTGCGCGCCTCGGGCCGCCGTCGCCGTACCGTCTCGGTGCCGCTGGCGGGCAGGACGTACGCGGCAGTGCGCGCGGGCGGGCTGCTGACCCCCGAACGCGCCGTCGGCAAGGGCACGTTCGAGGAGTTCCTGGCCCGGCGGTTCCCGGCCTGA
- a CDS encoding MFS transporter, translating into MSVGGGRRGIRRARYAVAAVFAVHGAVAGSFATRVPWIQDHASVGAAQLGLALAFPAFGASVAMPMASRIGHRLGSRAALRLLLPLWTLSLVLPALATGPALLCAALAVYGATSGMADVVMNAIGVETENRLGRSIMSSLHGWWSTGALVGSAAGMLAAHLGTDARLHHVLASAVLTVLGLAACRGVLDLRAGADEVAPPRFALPPAAALLIGAVGFCAVFAEGASLDWSAVYLREHLGTSAGLAAASTTGFALTMALARFAGDRVVDRLGPVRTVRWGGAVATVGGLLVVLARQPVTALAGFALLGLGIAVVVPLAFAAAGRSGGDPARSIAGVATVTYTSGLVAPSVIGGLADLTSLAVSFALVTALAAGLTVCAGALRGGPGGGAPRAPTRTTAPAARAPGREA; encoded by the coding sequence ATGAGTGTCGGCGGAGGCAGGCGGGGCATCCGGCGGGCGCGGTACGCGGTGGCCGCCGTGTTCGCGGTGCACGGGGCGGTGGCCGGGTCCTTCGCCACCCGGGTGCCGTGGATCCAGGACCATGCCTCGGTGGGCGCGGCGCAGCTCGGCCTGGCCCTCGCGTTTCCGGCGTTCGGCGCCTCGGTGGCGATGCCGATGGCGAGCCGGATCGGCCACCGGTTGGGCAGCCGGGCCGCACTGCGACTGCTGCTCCCGCTGTGGACGCTGTCGCTGGTCCTGCCCGCGCTGGCCACCGGTCCGGCCCTGCTGTGCGCGGCGCTGGCCGTGTACGGGGCGACCTCCGGCATGGCCGACGTCGTGATGAACGCGATCGGTGTGGAGACCGAGAACCGGCTCGGGCGCTCGATCATGTCCTCGCTGCACGGCTGGTGGAGCACCGGCGCACTGGTCGGTTCCGCGGCCGGAATGCTGGCCGCGCACCTCGGTACGGACGCCCGGCTGCACCACGTCCTGGCCTCGGCTGTGCTCACCGTGCTCGGTCTCGCGGCCTGTCGGGGCGTCCTGGATCTGCGGGCCGGGGCGGACGAGGTCGCCCCGCCCCGGTTCGCGCTGCCGCCCGCCGCCGCGCTGCTCATCGGCGCGGTCGGCTTCTGCGCGGTGTTCGCCGAGGGCGCGAGCCTGGACTGGTCCGCGGTGTATCTGCGCGAGCACCTCGGCACCTCGGCGGGCCTCGCCGCCGCGTCCACCACCGGGTTCGCCCTGACGATGGCACTGGCCCGGTTCGCCGGGGACCGGGTGGTGGACCGCCTCGGACCGGTCCGCACGGTGCGCTGGGGCGGCGCAGTGGCCACCGTCGGCGGCCTGTTGGTCGTGCTCGCCCGGCAGCCCGTGACGGCGCTCGCCGGGTTCGCCCTGCTCGGGCTCGGGATCGCGGTGGTGGTGCCGCTCGCCTTCGCCGCGGCCGGGCGCAGCGGTGGCGACCCGGCCCGGTCCATCGCGGGTGTGGCCACGGTGACGTACACCTCGGGCCTGGTGGCGCCGTCGGTGATCGGCGGACTCGCGGACCTGACCAGTCTCGCCGTGTCCTTCGCGCTGGTGACGGCGCTGGCCGCGGGGCTCACGGTGTGCGCGGGCGCGCTGCGCGGCGGGCCGGGCGGCGGCGCACCCCGTGCGCCCACCCGCACCACGGCACCCGCCGCGCGCGCTCCCGGGCGCGAGGCCTGA
- a CDS encoding DUF5995 family protein codes for MVQTERFSAPARRVDAVAQRLRELGARWPASDGVGVFNRVYLAVTVAVGRDIAQGRFADPRAAAALDVRFAERYVRAVELVESGGAGPACWRPLFQYRRHPGVQPLQFALAGINAHIGHDLAHALVDTARSLACDPLELEDEFDRVGELLVALEERIREDLMPGPDLLQVADPLTHLLGSWSLDRARDGAWSSARALWALREFPGLADEFGQRLDAGVGLVGRMLLTPLSR; via the coding sequence ATGGTCCAGACGGAACGGTTCAGTGCGCCCGCGCGGCGGGTCGACGCGGTGGCACAGCGGCTGCGCGAACTCGGCGCGCGCTGGCCCGCGAGCGACGGCGTCGGGGTCTTCAACCGGGTCTATCTGGCGGTCACGGTGGCGGTCGGACGGGACATCGCCCAGGGCCGCTTCGCGGATCCGCGGGCGGCCGCCGCGCTCGATGTGCGGTTCGCCGAGCGCTACGTACGCGCGGTCGAACTGGTCGAGTCGGGCGGCGCGGGACCCGCGTGCTGGCGGCCGCTGTTCCAGTACCGGAGGCATCCGGGGGTGCAGCCGCTGCAGTTCGCGCTCGCGGGCATCAACGCGCACATCGGGCACGATCTGGCGCACGCCTTGGTCGACACCGCCCGTAGCCTCGCCTGCGACCCGCTGGAGCTGGAGGACGAGTTCGACCGGGTCGGCGAGCTGCTCGTGGCCCTGGAGGAACGGATCCGCGAGGACCTGATGCCCGGTCCCGATCTGCTCCAGGTCGCCGATCCGCTCACGCATCTGCTGGGCTCCTGGAGCCTGGACCGGGCCCGCGACGGCGCCTGGTCCTCGGCCCGTGCCCTGTGGGCCCTGCGCGAATTCCCGGGCCTGGCGGACGAGTTCGGGCAGCGCCTGGACGCGGGGGTCGGTCTGGTGGGCCGGATGCTGCTGACGCCCCTGTCCCGCTGA
- a CDS encoding NAD(P)/FAD-dependent oxidoreductase gives MTSTVPTAVPHGDDQQPPITMFGPDFPYAYDDYLAHPAGLGQVPATEHGTEVAVIGGGLSGIITAYELMKMGLRPVVYEADRIGGRLRTVGFEGCDPGLTAEMGAMRFPPSSTALQHYIDLVGLRTKPFPNPLAESTPSTVVDLKGQSHYARTLDDLPDVYRQVAEAWNACLEEGADFSDMNRAMRERDVPRIREIWARLVEKLDNQTFYGFLCDSEAFKSFRHREIFGQVGFGTGGWDTDFPNSILEILRVVYTEADDHHRGIVGGSQQLPLRLWDREPQKIVHWPLGTSLSSLHDGLPRPAVTRMHRTAGDRITVTDAHGDIRTYRSVVFTAQSWMLLSKIDCDESLFPIDHWTAMERTHYMESSKLFVPVDRPFWLDEAVDDQGRPTGRDVMSMTLTDRMTRGTYLLDEGPDRPAVICLSYTWCDDSLKWLPLSAKERMEVMLKSLGEIYPGVDIRKHIIGNPVTVSWENEPYFMGAFKANLPGHYRYQRRLFTHFMQDRLPEDKRGIFLAGDDVSWTAGWAEGAVQTALNAVWGVMRQFGGATDPTNPGPGDVYDEIAPVELPED, from the coding sequence ATGACGTCCACGGTGCCCACCGCCGTCCCGCACGGAGACGACCAGCAGCCGCCGATCACCATGTTCGGTCCGGACTTCCCCTACGCCTACGACGACTACCTGGCCCACCCGGCGGGGCTCGGCCAGGTACCGGCCACCGAGCACGGCACCGAGGTCGCGGTGATCGGCGGCGGGCTCTCCGGCATCATCACCGCGTACGAGCTGATGAAGATGGGCCTCAGGCCCGTCGTGTACGAGGCCGATCGGATCGGCGGACGGCTGCGTACCGTCGGCTTCGAGGGCTGCGACCCCGGGCTGACGGCCGAGATGGGCGCGATGCGCTTCCCGCCGTCCTCGACCGCGCTGCAGCACTACATCGACCTCGTCGGGCTGCGCACCAAGCCGTTCCCGAACCCGCTGGCCGAGTCCACCCCGTCCACCGTGGTCGACCTCAAGGGCCAGTCCCACTACGCCCGTACGCTCGACGACCTGCCCGACGTCTACCGGCAGGTGGCCGAGGCCTGGAACGCCTGTCTCGAAGAGGGCGCCGACTTCTCCGACATGAACCGCGCGATGCGCGAGCGCGACGTGCCGCGCATCCGCGAGATCTGGGCGCGGCTGGTGGAGAAGCTCGACAACCAGACCTTCTACGGGTTCCTGTGCGACTCCGAGGCGTTCAAGTCCTTCCGGCACCGTGAGATCTTCGGCCAGGTCGGCTTCGGCACCGGCGGCTGGGACACCGACTTCCCCAACTCCATCCTGGAGATCCTGCGCGTCGTCTACACCGAGGCCGACGACCACCACCGCGGCATCGTCGGCGGCAGCCAGCAGCTCCCGCTCAGGCTGTGGGACCGCGAACCGCAGAAGATCGTGCACTGGCCGCTCGGCACCTCGCTGTCCTCGCTGCACGACGGGCTGCCGCGCCCCGCGGTGACCCGGATGCACCGCACCGCCGGGGACCGGATCACGGTCACCGACGCGCACGGCGACATCCGCACCTATCGCTCGGTCGTCTTCACCGCCCAGTCCTGGATGCTGCTCTCGAAGATCGACTGCGACGAGAGCCTGTTCCCCATCGACCACTGGACGGCGATGGAGCGCACCCACTACATGGAGTCCTCCAAGCTGTTCGTCCCGGTCGACCGGCCCTTCTGGCTGGACGAGGCGGTGGACGACCAGGGCAGGCCCACCGGGCGCGACGTGATGTCGATGACCCTCACCGACCGGATGACCCGCGGCACCTATCTGCTCGACGAGGGACCCGACCGTCCCGCGGTGATCTGCCTCTCGTACACCTGGTGCGACGACAGTCTCAAGTGGCTGCCGCTGTCCGCGAAGGAGCGGATGGAGGTCATGCTGAAGTCGCTCGGCGAGATCTACCCGGGCGTCGACATCAGGAAGCACATCATCGGCAACCCGGTGACCGTCTCCTGGGAGAACGAGCCGTACTTCATGGGCGCGTTCAAGGCCAACCTGCCCGGCCACTACCGCTACCAGCGGCGCCTGTTCACGCACTTCATGCAGGACCGGCTGCCCGAGGACAAGCGCGGCATCTTCCTGGCCGGTGACGACGTGTCCTGGACCGCGGGCTGGGCCGAGGGCGCCGTGCAGACCGCGCTCAACGCGGTCTGGGGTGTGATGCGGCAGTTCGGCGGGGCCACCGATCCCACCAACCCCGGACCGGGCGACGTCTACGACGAGATCGCCCCGGTGGAACTGCCGGAGGACTGA
- a CDS encoding carbon-nitrogen hydrolase family protein — protein sequence MPALRAALLQSSGRPGFTADNLRLLDEAAARAAAQGAGLLCTPELFLTGYAIGADVAELAEPADGPSAQAVADIAVRHGLALAYGYPERAGERLYNSAQLVGPDGARLANYRKTHLYGDFEQRWFTPGEQQVVQAELGGLRLGMLVCYDVEFPENVRAHALAGTDLLLVPTALMEPYRFVAESLVPVRAFESQLYLAYANRTGPEGEFTFTGYSTLAGPDGTAKARAQAAEDLILGDVDPALLAASRAANTYLRDRRPALYGTEA from the coding sequence ATGCCCGCGCTGCGCGCCGCTCTGCTGCAGAGCTCCGGACGGCCCGGGTTCACCGCCGACAATCTGCGCCTCCTCGACGAGGCCGCCGCCCGCGCCGCCGCGCAGGGCGCCGGACTGCTGTGCACACCCGAGCTGTTCCTCACCGGCTACGCGATCGGCGCCGACGTCGCGGAACTCGCCGAACCGGCCGACGGCCCCTCGGCACAGGCGGTCGCCGACATCGCCGTACGCCACGGCCTGGCCCTCGCCTACGGCTATCCCGAGCGCGCGGGCGAGCGGCTGTACAACTCCGCCCAGCTCGTCGGCCCCGACGGCGCCCGGCTGGCGAACTACCGCAAGACGCACCTGTACGGCGACTTCGAGCAGCGCTGGTTCACGCCGGGCGAACAGCAGGTCGTACAGGCCGAACTCGGCGGACTGCGGCTCGGAATGCTGGTCTGCTACGACGTCGAGTTCCCGGAGAACGTCCGCGCCCACGCGCTGGCGGGCACCGATCTGCTGCTCGTGCCGACCGCGCTGATGGAGCCGTACCGCTTCGTCGCCGAGAGTCTGGTGCCGGTGCGTGCCTTCGAGAGCCAGCTCTACCTCGCCTACGCCAACCGCACCGGCCCCGAAGGGGAGTTCACCTTCACCGGGTACTCCACCCTGGCCGGACCCGACGGAACGGCGAAGGCCCGGGCACAGGCGGCCGAGGACCTGATCCTCGGCGACGTCGACCCCGCACTGCTCGCCGCCTCCCGCGCAGCCAACACCTACCTGCGCGACCGCCGCCCCGCCCTGTACGGCACCGAGGCCTGA
- a CDS encoding Lrp/AsnC family transcriptional regulator: protein MPLNELDERIVQALAEDARRSFADIGQRVGLSAPAVKRRVDRLRATGAIQGFTVRVDPAALGRETEGFIEIFCRSNTSPEAIERGLSRYPEVVAASTVTGDADAIVQVFASDMRHFERVLERIAGEPFVERTKSVLVLSPLVRRFSTGPAA from the coding sequence GTGCCACTGAACGAACTCGACGAACGCATTGTGCAGGCCCTCGCCGAGGACGCCCGCCGGTCCTTTGCCGACATCGGCCAGCGGGTGGGCCTGTCCGCGCCCGCCGTGAAACGGCGGGTGGACCGGCTGCGCGCGACCGGGGCGATCCAGGGCTTCACCGTCCGGGTGGACCCGGCCGCCCTCGGCCGCGAGACCGAGGGGTTCATCGAGATCTTCTGCCGCAGCAACACCTCGCCCGAGGCCATCGAGCGGGGCCTGTCCCGCTACCCGGAGGTCGTGGCCGCCTCCACGGTCACCGGTGACGCCGACGCGATCGTGCAGGTCTTCGCCTCCGACATGCGGCACTTCGAGCGGGTCCTGGAACGTATCGCGGGGGAGCCCTTCGTCGAGCGCACCAAGTCGGTCCTGGTGCTCTCGCCGCTGGTGCGCAGGTTCTCCACCGGTCCGGCGGCCTAG
- a CDS encoding GuaB1 family IMP dehydrogenase-related protein → MRFLNDIRPPYDLTYDDVFMVPSRSAVGSRQAVDLGTPDGSGTTVPLVVANMTAIAGRRMAETVARRGGLTVLPQDIPIDVVAEVVSWVKGRSLVLDTPIVLAPTQTVADALALLPKRAHNAGVVVDDKHRPVGVVTDRDLSGVDRFTQLSEVMSRDLLLLDAEIDPREAFHQLDGANRRYAPAVDAEGRLGGILTRRGALRATLYTPATDAAGRLRIAAAVGINGDVAGKAEQLLAAGVDTLVVDTAHGHQESMLAAVRAVRSLAPKVPIVAGNIVSAAGVRDLVEAGADIVKVGVGPGAMCTTRMMTGVGRPQFSAVLECAEEARGLGKHVWADGGVRHPRDVAMALAAGASNVMIGSWFAGTYESPGDLQQTADGRLYKESFGMASARAVRNRTSEESAYDRARKGLFEEGISTSRMFLDPDRPGVEDLIDAIVAGVRSACTYAGANNLAEFAEKAIVGVQSAAGYAEGKPLHASWN, encoded by the coding sequence TTGCGTTTCCTCAATGACATCCGTCCCCCGTACGACCTGACGTACGACGACGTCTTCATGGTGCCGAGCCGCTCCGCGGTCGGTTCGCGGCAGGCCGTGGATCTCGGTACGCCGGACGGCAGCGGCACCACGGTTCCGCTGGTGGTGGCCAATATGACGGCGATCGCCGGACGCCGGATGGCGGAGACCGTCGCGCGCCGCGGCGGACTGACGGTGCTGCCGCAGGACATCCCCATCGACGTGGTCGCCGAGGTGGTCTCCTGGGTCAAGGGGCGCTCGCTGGTCCTGGACACCCCGATCGTGCTCGCGCCCACCCAGACCGTGGCCGACGCCCTGGCACTGCTGCCCAAGCGCGCCCACAACGCCGGGGTCGTCGTCGACGACAAGCACCGGCCGGTGGGTGTGGTCACCGACCGGGACCTGTCCGGGGTCGACCGCTTCACGCAGCTCTCCGAGGTCATGTCGCGGGACCTGCTGCTCCTGGACGCGGAGATCGACCCGCGCGAGGCCTTCCACCAGCTCGACGGCGCCAACCGCCGCTACGCGCCCGCCGTCGACGCCGAGGGGCGGCTCGGCGGCATCCTCACCCGTCGCGGCGCCCTGCGCGCCACGCTCTACACCCCGGCGACCGACGCGGCCGGACGGCTGCGGATCGCGGCCGCGGTGGGCATCAACGGCGACGTCGCGGGCAAGGCCGAACAGCTCCTGGCCGCGGGCGTGGACACCCTCGTCGTGGACACCGCGCACGGCCACCAGGAGTCGATGCTGGCCGCCGTGCGGGCGGTACGGTCCCTGGCGCCGAAGGTGCCGATCGTGGCCGGGAACATCGTCTCCGCCGCCGGGGTGCGCGACCTCGTCGAGGCGGGCGCCGACATCGTCAAGGTCGGCGTCGGACCCGGCGCCATGTGCACCACGCGGATGATGACCGGCGTGGGCCGCCCGCAGTTCTCCGCGGTGCTCGAATGCGCCGAGGAGGCACGCGGGCTCGGCAAGCACGTCTGGGCCGACGGCGGCGTGCGCCACCCGCGCGATGTCGCGATGGCGCTGGCCGCCGGTGCCTCCAACGTGATGATCGGTTCCTGGTTCGCGGGCACCTACGAGTCGCCCGGCGACCTCCAGCAGACCGCCGACGGGCGCCTGTACAAGGAGTCCTTCGGGATGGCCTCGGCGCGTGCGGTACGCAATCGCACCTCGGAGGAGTCCGCGTACGACCGTGCCCGCAAGGGCCTGTTCGAGGAGGGCATCTCGACCTCCCGGATGTTCCTGGACCCCGACCGGCCCGGGGTGGAGGACCTGATCGACGCGATCGTGGCGGGTGTGCGGTCGGCGTGCACGTACGCCGGGGCGAACAACCTGGCGGAGTTCGCCGAGAAGGCCATCGTCGGTGTGCAGAGCGCCGCCGGATACGCGGAGGGCAAGCCGCTGCACGCCAGTTGGAACTGA
- a CDS encoding barstar family protein: MTDEPLRTALAAAGWTVAELDLHGVRDKAALMDRCAEALALPDWFGRNWDALADSLTDSPALSGGSGGRLLVITGWQGYALSAPAEWGIAQEVFTEAARRHDGLRVLLSLG, translated from the coding sequence ATGACGGACGAACCGCTGCGCACGGCGCTGGCCGCGGCCGGGTGGACCGTGGCGGAACTCGATCTGCACGGTGTCCGCGACAAGGCCGCCCTCATGGACCGCTGCGCCGAGGCGCTGGCGCTGCCCGACTGGTTCGGCCGCAACTGGGACGCCCTCGCCGACAGCCTCACCGACAGCCCGGCCCTGTCCGGCGGGAGCGGCGGGCGGCTTCTGGTGATCACGGGCTGGCAGGGGTACGCGCTCTCCGCGCCCGCGGAATGGGGCATCGCCCAGGAGGTGTTCACCGAGGCCGCGCGGCGGCACGACGGGCTGCGCGTGCTGCTGTCGCTCGGCTGA
- a CDS encoding ribonuclease domain-containing protein — MVKAVLRLLCLLLVCLVPVLGGCSSGGGDPARGTGEATPAWARGTPVVPEDRLPPEARRTLRLIDRGGPFPYPKDGSVFRNFERELPERPRGHYREYTVPTPGENDRGARRIVAGADGELFYTDDHYQSFEAVLR; from the coding sequence ATGGTCAAGGCCGTCCTCCGCCTGCTGTGCCTTCTGCTCGTCTGCCTGGTCCCGGTACTCGGCGGCTGCTCGTCGGGCGGCGGCGATCCGGCCCGGGGGACGGGCGAGGCAACGCCCGCGTGGGCGCGGGGCACTCCCGTCGTCCCCGAGGACCGGCTGCCGCCCGAGGCACGTCGCACGCTGCGGCTGATCGACCGGGGCGGGCCCTTCCCGTACCCGAAGGACGGCAGTGTGTTCCGCAACTTCGAGCGCGAGCTGCCCGAGCGGCCGAGGGGGCACTACCGCGAGTACACCGTGCCGACCCCCGGCGAGAACGATCGCGGCGCGCGGCGCATCGTGGCCGGTGCCGACGGGGAGTTGTTCTACACCGACGACCACTACCAGTCCTTCGAGGCGGTGCTGAGATGA
- a CDS encoding sugar-binding transcriptional regulator, whose product MTSSEETAVSGTSGGRSAMRMGPAELVQAAAMARRFYLEGKSKIQIAEEFGVSRFKVARVLETALERDLVRIEIRVPAELDAERSDALRARYGLRHAVVVESPAEIEESPDPENLGEVAADLLGELVAEGDVLGLAWGRSTIHMAAALDRLPPCTVVQLTGVYDAGTAERGSVEAVRRAAQVSGGEAHPIYAPMLLPDPATAAALRNQTGIARAFEYFDKVTVACVSIGSWEPGISTVHDMLSDEERAHYASLGVAAEMSAHLFDAQGRRVGRDLGERCITVEADRLRRIPEVVAIAGGQRKAAAIDAVLRSGLVTSLVTDTAAADLLLTAGPAPRPALARSDPDSA is encoded by the coding sequence GTGACAAGCAGTGAGGAGACCGCCGTGTCGGGAACGTCAGGGGGACGTTCGGCCATGCGGATGGGGCCTGCTGAGCTGGTGCAGGCGGCCGCGATGGCTCGCCGGTTCTATCTCGAGGGCAAGTCCAAGATCCAGATCGCGGAGGAGTTCGGGGTCAGCCGCTTCAAGGTGGCGCGGGTTCTCGAAACCGCCCTCGAACGCGATCTGGTGCGCATCGAGATCCGGGTGCCCGCCGAACTGGACGCGGAACGCTCCGACGCGCTGCGGGCGCGCTACGGACTGCGCCATGCGGTCGTGGTCGAGTCACCGGCCGAGATCGAGGAGTCGCCGGACCCGGAGAACCTCGGCGAGGTGGCCGCCGACCTGCTCGGCGAACTGGTCGCGGAGGGTGACGTACTCGGTCTCGCCTGGGGCCGTTCCACGATCCACATGGCCGCGGCGCTCGACCGCCTGCCGCCCTGCACGGTTGTCCAGTTGACCGGTGTCTACGACGCCGGGACCGCGGAGCGCGGCTCGGTCGAGGCCGTCCGCCGTGCCGCCCAGGTCTCCGGCGGCGAGGCGCACCCCATCTACGCGCCGATGCTGCTGCCCGATCCCGCGACCGCCGCGGCGCTGCGCAACCAGACCGGTATCGCCCGGGCCTTCGAGTACTTCGACAAGGTGACCGTCGCCTGTGTCTCCATCGGCTCCTGGGAGCCGGGTATCTCGACGGTGCACGACATGCTCTCCGACGAGGAGCGCGCCCACTACGCCTCGCTCGGGGTGGCGGCCGAGATGTCCGCGCACCTCTTCGACGCGCAGGGCCGCCGGGTCGGCCGTGACCTGGGGGAGCGGTGCATCACCGTCGAGGCGGACCGGCTGCGCCGGATCCCCGAGGTGGTCGCCATCGCGGGCGGGCAGCGCAAGGCGGCGGCCATCGACGCGGTGCTGCGCTCGGGCCTGGTCACCAGTCTCGTCACCGACACGGCGGCCGCCGACCTCCTGCTGACGGCCGGACCGGCACCGCGACCCGCGCTGGCCAGGAGCGACCCGGACAGTGCCTGA
- the rpe gene encoding ribulose-phosphate 3-epimerase: MAVQISPSILSADFSRLAEEASAAAGSDWLHVDVMDNHFVPNLTLGVPVVESLAKATETPLDLHLMIEDPDRWAPRYVEAGADSVTFHVEAAAAPVRLAREIRAKGARASMALKPATPIEPYEDLLPELDMLLIMTVEPGFGGQAFLDIMLPKIRRTREMINKHGLQLWLQVDGGVSESTIERCAEAGADVFVAGSAVYGADDPAEAVRSLRARAERATEAASWACGH, from the coding sequence ATGGCCGTTCAGATCAGCCCCAGTATCCTCTCCGCCGACTTCTCCCGCCTGGCGGAGGAGGCGTCCGCCGCAGCCGGCAGCGACTGGCTCCATGTCGACGTCATGGACAACCACTTCGTCCCGAACCTGACCCTCGGCGTGCCCGTGGTCGAGTCGCTGGCGAAGGCCACCGAGACCCCGCTCGACCTGCACCTGATGATCGAGGACCCGGACCGTTGGGCGCCCCGGTACGTGGAGGCGGGCGCGGATTCGGTCACCTTCCACGTGGAGGCCGCGGCGGCTCCGGTGCGTCTCGCCCGCGAGATCCGGGCCAAGGGCGCCCGTGCCTCGATGGCGCTGAAGCCCGCGACGCCGATCGAGCCGTACGAGGACCTGCTGCCCGAGCTGGACATGCTGCTGATCATGACCGTCGAACCGGGCTTCGGCGGACAGGCCTTCCTCGACATCATGCTGCCCAAGATCCGCCGTACGCGTGAGATGATCAACAAGCACGGGCTCCAGCTCTGGCTGCAGGTGGACGGTGGTGTCTCCGAGTCCACGATCGAACGGTGTGCCGAGGCGGGCGCCGATGTCTTCGTGGCCGGTTCGGCGGTCTACGGAGCCGACGACCCGGCCGAGGCGGTGCGGTCGCTGCGGGCGCGTGCGGAGCGGGCCACCGAGGCGGCGAGCTGGGCCTGCGGCCACTGA